Within the Emticicia oligotrophica DSM 17448 genome, the region GGGATAATAAAAAGTTTTAATGATGGTTGTTCCAATCGGAAAATCTAATACTTCCTTTTCGTTATAAGTAGCTACTTGATTTTCAGGAATTTTCACAAAACGAAGCTTTTCTGCATAATCCGTAAACAAAGGTGTATTTAATGTATAAGGAATTACCCCTTTGGCTGGCTTTTGTTCAGCAGGATTTCCCTCAAAAAACTGATAATCAGAAAGCTTTTCTTTGGGCATTGTTGCTTCGATATCAGACTTTTGATAAAAAGCCGATAAAGCAAAAATGCTTACAGATATCACTAATAAAAATACTCTTTTCATTTATTAAACTTCTTTTTAGGCAAAACCTTAGTACCAAACACATTTAAAGTGATTTCTCGATAGCACTTTAGGCTCTGACTATTTACTTACAAGCATATTTACTTGCATCACGTATGATATTTTTGAAACCATTTTCGGCATCAATGTTGGCAAAAGTTTCATTCTTGTTGCCTTTGATACAAATGACCGTGTTAGGATTTTTATCATCGACAATACCATCCCATAAGATATGAGGTACATTCTTACCAAATCTTAGTTTAAATCTATAAATTTGTCCGAAACGACCACGGTGTGTAGCCTTGACTGATTCTCGCTCAAGGACATTGTTTTTAACAGTAATTTTCTCTGGATAAGGGTAATAATCTTTGTCTTTAATAGGATTCTCAGTAATGAAATAACTAATTACTCCTACACTCATTGATTTATTATTAATAATCTGATTATCAAATATATCTACATTATTTGCCGCTAAAATTAAAACCCCTGTTCCATCTGGCACTTTGCCAACGATATTACCTTTCGGAGCAAAATTTGGGAAATTATTATGATGTACATTGTTTTTATAAACCTTCGTAAATCCTCCTTTTTTAAGCACTAAATCAGGCAAATCAAATACTAAAATACCTCCCGTATTTTCGGTAGCTTCATTTTCATACACTTCGGCATTGAGCGAATTTTCTATTTCTATACCCGCCACATTATGATAAGCTCTTGAATTTCTTACAATTATATCTTTCGACTGCCCAACGTATATACCTGCGTCAGAAGCACCAATAGCTTCGCAACCTTCAATCAAAACTTTCTCACATTGAACAGGATATAGCCCATACGACCCATTGGTTTCTTTAGGTTCACCAGTCCATTCAGTTTTTACGTTTCTAAAAGTAATGCCGATTACATTCATAGTTTTTACGGCATCGCCTTTTGTATCTTGTACCGTCAAGTCTTCAATGATTATATTTTCGGCATTTGATACTCTAATTCCTTCAGCTCCATCTGTTTGTCCTTTAAAAGATAAAATTGTTTTATCCTTACCTTTCCCTTTAATAATGATATTCTTTTTACCCTCTAATGAAAGGCTCCCAGTAAATGTAAACGACCCTTCATCTAATTGAATCGTTGAGCCATTTTCGGCCATAATAAACTGAGTTTGAATTTTTTTCTGAATATCTTTTTGGGCAAAAGCAATCGAAACAGACAACGAAAGACCCAAAACTGAAATAATTCTTTTCATAAGTTTTAAAAGAGGTTGAAGAAATTTAGTACAAAATAACAATTTTTTGAGTGAATAAATATTTGATAAATGTCAAAAAAAGCTAAAATTCAAATAAAAAAGTAAACAAAACTAAAATATAAAAATCAGCAATAATTGGCCAAAACAGTATAAACTTATTCTATTTTTAAAGTATTTTTATACAAAATACTTATATTTGTCACCAATTTCCATTGCTTTCCTATTGCATAACGATGCCCGATAATAGTAATTCTTTTCGCAAAAAACAGCCACCTAAGGCCAATACTGGCTCTAGTAAAGGCAATCCCTCGAGTAGCAAGGCGGGTGGCAATCAAGTACCGATAGACTTTAATTTCAATAAAGAAAATTATCAACTTGCATTAGGTATTTTCTTACTGGCCTTATCGCTCATACTTTTTTTATCTTTCGTTTCTTATCTATTTACCGGCGATGCTGACCAAGATGTAGTACAAAGAACATTTTGGGATTCGATTAAAAACGCTGATAAAAAGGCTCAAAATATTATTGGATTATTAGGAGCGAAACTATCTCACTATTTTATTTTCGAATGGTTCGGATTAGCCGCGTTCGGCTGGGTTCCAGTTCTCACGTGGGCAGGGTATCGTTTGGTATCAAAAAAGGATTTATTGCCTTATAATTTCAATCGTTTTACAATTTCTAGCATCTTCTACATTTTTTGGACTAGTATTTTTATTGGTTACTTTGTTTGGGTCTTCGACCTTCAGGGGGGGACACTCTGTGGAGGTTTAGGTTATGCCGTTAATCATTTCTTCCAGCAAGCTATTGGTTGGGGCGGAATTGTTGTTATTTTAGTTATTTTGGCGGGTTGGCTAATCTTTTTTCATGGCTTTACTCAATTTGACGATTGGTTTTTTGCTAAATATTTCAAAAAAGATTCAAGTGAAGAGGAAGATGATATTTCAACCGAAAGGATTCGCAAGGCCGTACAGGTAGATATTGAAGATGAACTTGAGAAAACTGATAATTCTTTCCGAAAAGCTACTCCTCCTTCGCCTGTACCAATCATTGACGAAGCTAACTCAATTACTTTAGAAACCGAACAACCTAAGGTTAAACAAGAGGATATTATTGTTCCGAAACCATTTGAAGAAGTTACGTTTGAGATTGAAGATAAAACCAAAGAAAAAAGTACTCTTCCAAATGAACCATTTAAAGGTGGGCCAACCTTTATCATTGAAAATATACCAGAACCCGCACCACCAACCGATACTTTTGGTGGTGATTTAGATGATGATGATATAAATGAGAAAGTTTTGAAGGATTTCGGGCTATTTGACCCAACTCTTGACCTTGGAAATTATCAGTATCCTCCAATTACATTATTAAGTGAATATGGAAATACTGGTACTAAAGTTACGGAAGAAGAACTCGAAGCCAATAAAAATAATATCGTAGAAACCATGCGAAATTTCCAAATCGGAATCTCGAGCATCAAAGCCACCATTGGACCTACGGTAACGCTCTATGAGATTGTTCCAGAAGCAGGAATACGTATCTCAAAAATCAAAAACTTAGAAGATGATATTGCCTTAAACTTAGCAGCTTTGGGTATTCGTATCATCGCTCCAATGCCAGGGAAAGGCACCGTTGGTATTGAAGTACCGAATAAAAATCGTGAAATGGTAACGATGAAATCGGTTATTGCAAGTGATAAGTTTCAAAAAACAAATTTTGATTTACCAATTATTCTTGGCAAAACCATTTCTAATGAGATTTTCGTAACCGATTTAGCCAAGATGCCTCACTTACTTATGGCCGGAGCTACAGGTCAAGGTAAATCAGTAGGTTTGAATGTAATTTTGGCATCTTTACTTTATAAAAAACACCCAGCACAAATCAAATTTGTATTGGTTGACCCTAAGAAAGTTGAACTAACACTTTATAATAAAATTGAGCGACATTTCTTGGCCATGCTCCCAAATGCCGAAGAAGCCATCATCACCGATACGAAGAAAGTAGTTTATACCCTTAATTCGCTTTGTATTGAGATGGATAATCGCTACAATTTACTCAAAGATGCGGGTGTAAGAAATCTCAAAGAATACAATGCAAAGTTTGTGCAACGTCGCCTAAATCCCGATAAGGGCCACCGATATTTACCTTATATTGTATTGGTAATAGATGAGTTGGCCGATTTGATGATGACTGCTGGCAAAGAAGTAGAACAACCCATTGCTCGTTTGGCTCAGTTGGCCCGTGCCATTGGTATTCACTTAATTGTAGCTACACAACGTCCTTCGGTAAACGTCATTACGGGTCTTATTAAAGCCAACTTCCCAGCACGTTTGTCGTTTAAAGTTACTTCTAAAATCGACTCACGTACCATTTTAGATACAGGTGGTTCGGAGCAATTGGTTGGAAATGGAGATATGCTTCTTTCGATGGGCTCAGATATGGTGCGTTTACAATGTCCATTTGTAGATACACCAGAAGTAGAAGAGATTTGTGAATTTATTGGTAGTCAACGAGCTTACGATTCTGCGTATATGTTACCTGAATTCTACGGAGATGAAGATAACGAAACCGTTGAGTTCGATGCTTCTGAACTTGACCCAATGTTTGAAGATGCCGCTCGTTTGATAGTGACGCATCAACAAGGAAGTACTTCATTAATTCAACGTAAGATGAAGTTGGGCTATAATCGAGCAGGCCGTATCATTGACCAACTTGAAGGAGCTGGCATCGTTGGGCCATTTGAAGGTAGTAAAGCACGAGAAGTTTTAGTGAAAGATTTAGAACATTTAGACGAAATTTTAAGAAGATTGCGATAAACAACCAATTGAATTATTTTTGCGTCTTAATTGTTTTAGTGTAATTGAGATTAATAAAAATTAATCTTTTTCTGATAAGCTCTATCTAACTAAATAAAACAAGAGCAATATTAACCATTATAAAGATGAAAAAAATACTCGTTTTAACTGCTAATCTATTACTTGTTAGTGGTTTAGTAATGGCTCAGAAAGATAAGAGAGCAACCGCTATTTTAGATGAAATGAGCAAAAAATACCAAACAATGAAATCGTTTAGTGCCTCATTTACTTATGGCATTGAAGGAACAAATGCCAAACTCACGGAGTCTTATAAAGGCGATGTAACAGTAAAAGGTGCGAAGTTTCGTTTGAAAATGGCAGGCCAAGAGGTTTTTACTAATGGCAAAGAAATGTACTCTTATGTCAAGGAAACGAACGAATGTAGTGTAACAGAATTCAACCCAAATGAAATGGATGCTCTTTCGCCAACTAAAATCTACACGATTTATAAGAAAGGCTATAAATATGTTTTCTTGGAAGAAGTAAAAGAAGGCAGCCAGTTTTATGAGGTAGTTGAGCTTTCTCCAGAAGATAAAACAAGCAAAGTAGCTAAGGTTCAGATTAAAGTTGATAAGAAAGATAAATCAGTGAAATCTTGGAAAGTATGGGATAAAAATGGCAAACGTACTGTTTTCCGTGTCGATAAGTTTATGCCAAATGCTCCAGCCGATGATAAGTTTTTCACATTCGATAAAAAGAAATATCCAGGTGTAGAAGTGGTCGATTTAAGATAATTATCTATAACTTGCAAGCCCTGTTTTCAATGAAAACAGGGCTTTTTTATTTCCTATTATTTTCTAATCTTTGCGAATAAACTCTTATCAATATGCTCTCATTGGCTTTTGCTTGGCTTCTTTATGGAACAATTCATAGTATCATGGCAAGTAATTATTTTAAAAAATTTGCAGCAAAATTATTGGGGACAAACTTTCGTTTTTATAGATTAATCTATAATTTTTTAGCCATTATTTTACTCATTCCTGTTTTTATAATTGCCCATTCGGCTCCTAAAAATCCTCTTTGGCAAGTATCCCTTTTTCAAATAATTATTGGTCAAATTATGAGTTTCTATGGTCTATTTTTTATATTAAAGGCATTAAGAGGCTATGATTTAGGAGAATTTAGTGGATTTGATTTCGATAAAAAACAAGCTAAAAATGAGTTCAAAAATGATGGTTTATTGAAATATATGCGTCATCCCATTTACTTTGGCATTTTAGTATTGATATGGGGAACAGTCATCACCGACGCCTCTACGAGAAGTTTATCGAATGCTATTGCACTGACGATTTATTTATTCATTGGAATATACTTTGAAGAGAAAAAACTAGTAGAAGTATTCGGCGAGGAGTATGAAAGGTATCAACAAAATGTACCAATGCTGATACCTTTCTTAAAATTTAATTTCTAAATCAATTCTGTTCAAATTTTGGTGCTCTACTATCAAATTTAGCGTAATTCCCAGCGACAGTTGCGGCATTTCCAAAACCACATTCATAAGCTTCATCTAAATATATGATACTGGCTCCACCATCAAAAAACGATATTTTTAATAAACACTTGCCGTATTCCTTATTTTCATAGATGGCTTCGTTTTTAAACAATTTTAAACTCGTTTTTTCAATAATTGCTTGATTATAGCTTGGAGCCCCCCTCACAGCTTGAATTTCTAAGATTATTTTATCTTTGCCCACTTGCTGTACATACATATTTCCCGAGCCACCATCTTTGCCAAAATTATAAGCATAAGAACCAGTTACAGATTTTATTTCGGGCTTATCGATTGAAATGATATTATTTTTCTTCATACTAAAACTCATTTCTTTCCCTGCAGGGTTCGACCACCTACCACTAATATCATCACCTTTTTTAGTACCAAAATACATACCTGTGATTTCGGCTTTATCGCCAAACTCATGTAAAGTAAAGTTTTCTTTTTCGAGTGAACCCACAACTTTTATCGGTTGCCCTACTCGCTTATATGACAGTGTCCCATAAACTAAATTAGCATCAAAAGTAAGGACTAGGTTAATCGGGATTTTACTAATGAATCCGTCATAAGTAATCTGTGTAAGTTTTGTCTGGGCAAAGGTTAAATGACATATAAGGGCTAACAAAATAGTTTTTTTCATAGCATTTTTTTAATTAAGCAATGCAAGATAAAGATTTTCGCTTTTCTTTGTAAAAAAAATATTCTTCCATAACCAAACTCTTATCAACACTAACACGACATGAAACTTAAATCAAGTCTTTCGTTATTTATTTTGTTATCACTTTCAGTAGTGAGTTTCGCACAAAAAGGAAAAAAACAAACACTTTTCAATGGAAAAGACCTAACAGGATGGAAAATCTATGGTACCGAAAAATGGTACGTTGAAGATGGTCTATTAGTATGCGAAAGTGGCCCAGACAAAGAATATGGCTACTTGGGAACTGATAAGAAGTTTAAGGATTTTGAACTTACTTTAGAGTTTAAACAAGAAGCCAATGGGAATAGTGGTGTTTTCTTCCACTCGTCAATTGAGGGTACTAAAATTGCCGGTTGGCAAGCAGAAGTTGCTCCTCCAGGGAGCTCTACTGGCGGCATATATGAGTCTTACGGACGTGGCTGGTTAATAAAGCCAGAACCAGAGAAAGACAAAGCCCTAAAAATGGGAGAATGGAATAAAATGACTGTAAAAGTAGTAGGTAACCAAGTAACTACTTTTTTAAATGGTACACAAATGATTACCCTCAACGATGATAAAATAGGTGCAAAAGATGGTTGCATTGCCCTACAAATTCATAGTGGCGGCGGTATTAAAGTAAAATGGCGTAAGATTAAAGTAAAAGAACTATAATAGAACACATAGCCATTATTGGGTTATACGTTTCTTATACCTAAACCTAAAACTATTTATGAATCAAGAAAAAAGTACGTTTCAGCACCTTTTTAGCTTACCTGTAATTGTAGCAGCATTAGGCTACTTTGTAGATATTTATGACCTCCAGCTATTCGGAATTGTGAGGGTTCAAAGCCTTGAAAGTTTAGGACTCACCACAAAGGAGGAAATTTCATCAATTGGTACCAATATCATTAACTTTCAGATGATTGGCCTCTTATTAGGAGGAATTTTATGGGGGGTACTTGGCGATAAGAAAGGTCGTCTTTCAGTACTTTTTGGTTCAATCATCACTTATTCATTAGCTAATATTTCTTGTGGTTTAATTCCACACATTAGTTTTATGGATAAGATTGAGGCTTACAAATGGTTACGCTTCATTGCAGGTATAGGTCTTGCAGGTGAATTAGGAGCCGGTATTACACTTGTATCCGAAGTTTTACCTAAACACCTACGTGCCATTGGAACTTCTTTGGTTGCGGGTATTGGTCTTTTAGGTGCGGTAGTTGCCACTTTTACAGTAAAACTTTCAGGCGACTGGACAATTGCTTATTTCATTGGTGGTGGTTTGGGTGTTGCACTCCTTCTTCTTCGTGTAGGTGTCATCGAATCGGGTATTTTCAAAGAAGTAGCTAATAAGAAACACGTTCAAAGAGGTAACTTCCTTTCTTTCTTTACTAACTGGAATCGCTTTGTCATCTACATGAAATGTATTGGTATTGGCCTTCCAACATGGTTTTGTATCGGAATCCTCACTTATTTAAGTAATGAATTTGGGGAAGCCTTAGGAATTACTGAAAAAGTTGACCCAGGTTTAGCCATCATGTGGGCTTATATTGGTATTTCTGTTGGTGACTTTTTCAGTGGTTTTATCAGTCAGGCCATGCATTCTCGCAAAAAAGCAATTGCAGTGATGATGGCTTTTGCATTAATTGGTGTAGTGGTATTATTATTTACACCAACTGTAAAAAGTGCGAGCATGTATTATGCCATTTGTTGTTGGTTGGGCTTAGGAACTGGCTACTGGGCAATGTTTGTAACAGTAGGTGCCGAACAATTTGGAACTAACCTTCGTGCCACTGCTGCCACAACCGTTCCAAACATGGTGCGTGGTACAGTAGTTTTAATGACAACGCTTTATAAATTCTTTAAGCCAGACCAAGGTGTCATTATTGCTGGAGCAATTGTTGGGATTATATGCTTTGTTTTAGGCTTTTACTCTACTTTGAGCATTCCAGAAACGCATAATAAAGATTTAGACTTCTTAGAAGAGTAAGAATTTAGAAACAGATAACTAAAAAAGCGATGAGAACCCATCGCTTTTTTTTGTGAATTATAAATCTTCAAACCTCTCCAACATCAAAACTGAGGCTTGTGGTAGAATTACATATTTTTCGCCTTCGTATTGTACTTCAATAGCGTGGCGTTGGAGATAAATGGCTAAATCACCTTCTTGAGCTTGTAAAGGCATATACTTTACTTTTTCTTCTGTCTCTTTCCAAGGTTCATCGTCAGTCGGGGCTGGTAATGGGTATCCTGGCCCTACTTTAATTACATAACCACTTTGAATTTCTTCTTTTTCGGTAACCGTTGGGGGTAAGTAAAGTCCCGAATTTGTTTTATCTGATGGATTTTTAGGCTTCACCAAAATCTTATCGCCTACTACAATTAATCTTTTCAATTTATTATCTGATGTTACGCCAAGCATAAAATTATTATTGAATGATAGAATGAATGTTGAATAAATAAATGCTACACGAATCTAAACAGAAAATTATATACTAACGGTTCTCTATATTCTCAATTCTCTTGACTTTTGTCTCGAATCTCTTGTCTAAAAAATTAACTCAAAAAATGGTAAACTACAAATGCTGCTGTATAGGCCAAAACTGACATATAAACCAATTGAATTATTGGCCACTTCCAACCCTTAGTTTCACGATATACTACGGCCAGTGTACTCATACACATCATAGCAAATACGTAGAAAATCAAGAGAGAAAAAGAAGTGGCGATTGAGAAAGTGGGCTGACCTGTTTCGGCATTTACTTCATTTCTTAATCGTTCTTTGATAGTTGTTTCATTTTCGGCATCGGCCCCAATACTGTAAATGGTTGAAACAGTACCTACGAAAACTTCACGTGCGGCAAATGAAGTAATTAGAGCTATACCGATTTTCCAATCATAGCCTAAAGGTTTAATGGCGGGCTCGATAAACTTACCAAAATGACCCGCATAAGAATTTTCTAATCTAACGGAAGCTAATTTTGAGTCTAATTTATCTTGCTCAAGTCCTTGACTTTGGGCAATGACTGCTTGTTCTGCTTTTTGAATTTTATCACTTGGTCCATAAGAAGCCAACACCCAAAGCACCACCGAAATAGCAACAATTACTTTACCAGCTTCAAAAACAAAGGTCTTTACTTTTTCTAAAATTGTAAAACCTACTTGTTTCCAGCGTGGCTTTTTGTAGGTTGGTAGCTCCATGATAAAATAGCTTTTTTCGCTCGATTTTAGCATAAACTTCATCAACCATCCAGCGATTAAGGCCGAGAAAAAGCCTAATAAATATAAGCCCATCAAGGCAACCCCTTGCATATTAAAAAAGCCTAAAACCTTAGTAGTAGGTACAACCAGTGCAATAAGAATCGTGTAAATTGGTAAACGTGCCGAACAACTCATAAGCGGAGTAACCATAATTGTAATCAGGCGGTCTTTCCATGAGCCAATCGTACGAGCCGACATAATGGCGGGTACAGCACAAGCCATACTCGAAATAAGAGGTACAACCGATTTTCCACTCATACCAAATTTACGAATGAGTTTATCCATCAAAACAACTACACGAGCCATATAACCCGATTCTTCTAAAATCGAAATGAATGCAAAAAGAAAGGCAATTTGAGGGATAAAAATCAAAACTCCACCAATACCTGCTACCAAACCATCAGTGAGCAAACTAACTAATTGATTATCAGGGAGATTTGTTTTCAGGAAGTCATTAACAATAGCCACCCCTTGGTCAATCCAATCCATTGGAGTTTCAGCGATTGTAAAAACTGATTGAAAAATAAGGAACAAAATACCTAAGAAAATCACATAGCCCCATATTTTATGAAGCAAAATTCGGTCGATTTTCTCAGTAATTGTTTGTTTTTTTACACCTTCTTCAATAATTACTTCAGTGAGGGTTCCACCAATATCACGATAACGCTCAATCGTTTCGGTAGATTGAAACTTATCTGGATTGAACTTCAACTTCTTTACAATACCTTCTAATTCTCTTTGCTGACTTTCTCCCAAAAACATCAATTTAGGTGCCTGAGCAGCATATTGTAAAGCTAAATATTTATTTTCTATCCCAAATTTTTCTTTTACTGCCTCAAATACCTGTTCAGTTTTAGAATCGTAATTAGTTGGGTTAATATGAGCCTTTCGGTGTTGTAGTTGATTAAAAATCGTATGTTTCAAACCTTCAATTCCGATACCCTCTCGGGCATTTAATTCTACAACTGGAATGCCTAAAATCTTTGAAAGTTTACCAGAATTGATAGAAATACCCGACTCTTCGGCCACATCGAGCATATTAAGGGCTAAAATAGCAGGTACACCTAAATCGCTGATTTGCTCAAAAAGAAGCATATTACGTTTTAGATTGGAGGCATCGGCTACAACTACTGCTAAATCGGGATAATCAGGGTTTTGAGGATTAGCTAAAACTTCGAGCACTACCTGCTCATCGAGGGAATTTGGATAGATACTATACGTACCTGGAAGGTCGAGTATCTCAACATCCATGCTACCACTTAGGCGGCAAAAACCAACTTTTTTATCGACGGTTACACCCGGAAAATTACCAATTTTTTGACGCAACCCAGTGAGTTGGTTAAATAGCGATGATTTCCCCGAATTGGGGTTTCCGAGTAATGCAACAACCTGTTTATTTTTCACAAAATTAATTTTAGTCGAGAGTCCAACGACTTGGACGGTTTTATTTTAATTTTCCAGCCAAATTTAAGTATGCTCGCACACCATTTTATTTAATGACAATGGTAGCTGCTTCTCGTTTTCTGAGTGATAAATGGTACCCCGCTACCGTTATACCTACCGGACACCCCAAAGGTGCAATAAAATCGAGCGTTATCTCGGTATCCGGTAAACACCCCATTTCGAGTAACTTCAACGACATTGCATCATCTTTGAAATGATTGATAATTCCTTTCTCCCCTACTTTTAAATCGGCAACTGTTTTTTCGGCTTGCACCATTACTTTATTTAGACTGATTTCAAATAAACGTAAAATTAGGCTTTTTGGTTCTAAAATAAAAATGATTTTCATCATCGAAATTTTATGTAGACTAACAAGTATCATCAAAAACTATCCTCAGAAACACTATTCAACAATCTTTGGGTATGATGAATGCTAACGAATGCAGAAAGAAAATTACTGAAAAAGAATAAAAATCATAAAAATGCTATTTGTTTGAGTAGTATCTTTGCGAGCAAAAAACAATTTCAGAAATCGGACCGCCGACGCGGTTGCTTTACGAAACTATGCAAGAACTCAAAGCACTTATAGAAAAAGAAATCAGACTTGAATGGCGACAACGATACGCCCTTAATGGCATGATTCTCTATATCGTGAGTACGGTTTTTGTTTGCTATACCAGTTTTGCCTTGAAAGCAAAAGGCATAGAACCAATTACATGGAATACACTTTTTTGGATAATTTTACTGTTTACGGCCGTTAATTCTATCACTAAAAGCTTTACGCAAGAACGTGCCGGACGCCAACTATATTACTACACTTTGGCTAGTCCACAGGGAATTATCCTTTCTAAAATTATCTATAATATAGTCTTATTACTAGTGCTTTCATTGATTGGTTTTGCTATTTATGCAGCATTCATGGGCAATCCTGTAGATAATTTACTGATGTATCTGACGGCGGTTATTTTGGGGGCGATAGGCTTTTCATCAACACTAACTATGGTGGCTGGCATTGCTTCAAAAGCAGAAAATACTTCTACTTTGATGGCGGTTTTGAGCTTTCCGATAATTTTACCGATGTTGTTGATGCTTATTCGACTATCAAAAAATGCGATGGACGGACTCAATTGGAGCACAAGTTATGATGAAATATTGACACTTTTGGCCATTGATGCCATTGTGATTACGATAAGTTATTTACTGTTTCCTTTTTTATGGAGAAGTTAGTTTCTAAATTCAACACGAACCATTAAAGGAAATTTATTTTTATGTTAAAATTTCGCAGTTTATAATGATAAAACAAGCTCCTTTTA harbors:
- a CDS encoding LolA family protein; this translates as MKKILVLTANLLLVSGLVMAQKDKRATAILDEMSKKYQTMKSFSASFTYGIEGTNAKLTESYKGDVTVKGAKFRLKMAGQEVFTNGKEMYSYVKETNECSVTEFNPNEMDALSPTKIYTIYKKGYKYVFLEEVKEGSQFYEVVELSPEDKTSKVAKVQIKVDKKDKSVKSWKVWDKNGKRTVFRVDKFMPNAPADDKFFTFDKKKYPGVEVVDLR
- a CDS encoding MFS transporter, translating into MNQEKSTFQHLFSLPVIVAALGYFVDIYDLQLFGIVRVQSLESLGLTTKEEISSIGTNIINFQMIGLLLGGILWGVLGDKKGRLSVLFGSIITYSLANISCGLIPHISFMDKIEAYKWLRFIAGIGLAGELGAGITLVSEVLPKHLRAIGTSLVAGIGLLGAVVATFTVKLSGDWTIAYFIGGGLGVALLLLRVGVIESGIFKEVANKKHVQRGNFLSFFTNWNRFVIYMKCIGIGLPTWFCIGILTYLSNEFGEALGITEKVDPGLAIMWAYIGISVGDFFSGFISQAMHSRKKAIAVMMAFALIGVVVLLFTPTVKSASMYYAICCWLGLGTGYWAMFVTVGAEQFGTNLRATAATTVPNMVRGTVVLMTTLYKFFKPDQGVIIAGAIVGIICFVLGFYSTLSIPETHNKDLDFLEE
- a CDS encoding co-chaperone GroES — translated: MLGVTSDNKLKRLIVVGDKILVKPKNPSDKTNSGLYLPPTVTEKEEIQSGYVIKVGPGYPLPAPTDDEPWKETEEKVKYMPLQAQEGDLAIYLQRHAIEVQYEGEKYVILPQASVLMLERFEDL
- a CDS encoding FtsK/SpoIIIE family DNA translocase, whose protein sequence is MPDNSNSFRKKQPPKANTGSSKGNPSSSKAGGNQVPIDFNFNKENYQLALGIFLLALSLILFLSFVSYLFTGDADQDVVQRTFWDSIKNADKKAQNIIGLLGAKLSHYFIFEWFGLAAFGWVPVLTWAGYRLVSKKDLLPYNFNRFTISSIFYIFWTSIFIGYFVWVFDLQGGTLCGGLGYAVNHFFQQAIGWGGIVVILVILAGWLIFFHGFTQFDDWFFAKYFKKDSSEEEDDISTERIRKAVQVDIEDELEKTDNSFRKATPPSPVPIIDEANSITLETEQPKVKQEDIIVPKPFEEVTFEIEDKTKEKSTLPNEPFKGGPTFIIENIPEPAPPTDTFGGDLDDDDINEKVLKDFGLFDPTLDLGNYQYPPITLLSEYGNTGTKVTEEELEANKNNIVETMRNFQIGISSIKATIGPTVTLYEIVPEAGIRISKIKNLEDDIALNLAALGIRIIAPMPGKGTVGIEVPNKNREMVTMKSVIASDKFQKTNFDLPIILGKTISNEIFVTDLAKMPHLLMAGATGQGKSVGLNVILASLLYKKHPAQIKFVLVDPKKVELTLYNKIERHFLAMLPNAEEAIITDTKKVVYTLNSLCIEMDNRYNLLKDAGVRNLKEYNAKFVQRRLNPDKGHRYLPYIVLVIDELADLMMTAGKEVEQPIARLAQLARAIGIHLIVATQRPSVNVITGLIKANFPARLSFKVTSKIDSRTILDTGGSEQLVGNGDMLLSMGSDMVRLQCPFVDTPEVEEICEFIGSQRAYDSAYMLPEFYGDEDNETVEFDASELDPMFEDAARLIVTHQQGSTSLIQRKMKLGYNRAGRIIDQLEGAGIVGPFEGSKAREVLVKDLEHLDEILRRLR
- a CDS encoding methyltransferase family protein; translation: MLSLAFAWLLYGTIHSIMASNYFKKFAAKLLGTNFRFYRLIYNFLAIILLIPVFIIAHSAPKNPLWQVSLFQIIIGQIMSFYGLFFILKALRGYDLGEFSGFDFDKKQAKNEFKNDGLLKYMRHPIYFGILVLIWGTVITDASTRSLSNAIALTIYLFIGIYFEEKKLVEVFGEEYERYQQNVPMLIPFLKFNF
- a CDS encoding 3-keto-disaccharide hydrolase → MKLKSSLSLFILLSLSVVSFAQKGKKQTLFNGKDLTGWKIYGTEKWYVEDGLLVCESGPDKEYGYLGTDKKFKDFELTLEFKQEANGNSGVFFHSSIEGTKIAGWQAEVAPPGSSTGGIYESYGRGWLIKPEPEKDKALKMGEWNKMTVKVVGNQVTTFLNGTQMITLNDDKIGAKDGCIALQIHSGGGIKVKWRKIKVKEL
- a CDS encoding parallel beta-helix domain-containing protein; the protein is MKRIISVLGLSLSVSIAFAQKDIQKKIQTQFIMAENGSTIQLDEGSFTFTGSLSLEGKKNIIIKGKGKDKTILSFKGQTDGAEGIRVSNAENIIIEDLTVQDTKGDAVKTMNVIGITFRNVKTEWTGEPKETNGSYGLYPVQCEKVLIEGCEAIGASDAGIYVGQSKDIIVRNSRAYHNVAGIEIENSLNAEVYENEATENTGGILVFDLPDLVLKKGGFTKVYKNNVHHNNFPNFAPKGNIVGKVPDGTGVLILAANNVDIFDNQIINNKSMSVGVISYFITENPIKDKDYYPYPEKITVKNNVLERESVKATHRGRFGQIYRFKLRFGKNVPHILWDGIVDDKNPNTVICIKGNKNETFANIDAENGFKNIIRDASKYACK